The Helicobacter sp. 11S03491-1 DNA segment TTTTTTTTGCTTGTTCTGAATCTTTGGAATCCAGATAACTAACTTCTATATTTGGAATTTTCTGGATCATTTTTACTACATCTAATGTCGCATCAGCAGCAAAAAGACTTATACAACATGTAAAAATTAAAAATAAAATTTTCATTATTTCCCTTCTGTTCTAAAATTAACCTCAATATTAACAAATTTTCCTTTAGGATAAGGAGGAAATTTTTGATTATTAAGAGACTTTAAAAGATTTTCAACACTTTGATTGTAATCATCATAGCGAGAATATTTTAATATTCTATAATTGAAATCTCCCTTATCTGTAATCGTAAGCAAAACGCTTACGGAAGCATTTTGATAAAAAGATACATTCCATTTTGAATAGAGTATTTTATAAACTTTTGAAAACCATTCATCATAAACACCATCAGAAGTATCTGGTTTTGGCGTTTGAGATGTTACGGCAATAACTTTATTTTTGATAGTTTGAAGTTTTGCATTGATATTTTCAATATCATTGCGGAGTTCCTCTAAAATTTGTTGGCGTTTTTTGTTTAACGCTAAATTTTTTGCAACCCGGTCGCGATTATCAGGAA contains these protein-coding regions:
- a CDS encoding TonB C-terminal domain-containing protein — protein: MNTRFLFIFSGFLSFIFYFIVLFGLVFGFDFSNPIRYITKTDTQLEQSIEIDAIVDTASKGDDALQGGNPLEGTGIKDMFSSISDKASISDDIPDNRDRVAKNLALNKKRQQILEELRNDIENINAKLQTIKNKVIAVTSQTPKPDTSDGVYDEWFSKVYKILYSKWNVSFYQNASVSVLLTITDKGDFNYRILKYSRYDDYNQSVENLLKSLNNQKFPPYPKGKFVNIEVNFRTEGK